A single genomic interval of Nonomuraea rubra harbors:
- a CDS encoding NUDIX domain-containing protein yields the protein MTISADDSGPVRIVTAVLRDGDRVLLCHRSAGRRWYPDVWDLPGGHVEEGEDPRESLVRELREELGIRASKPSGPPMHEIRTATFYMQIWLVGSWTGTPVNAAPDEHDAVAWFERPGLDGLRLAHEPYLSMLTAVLAT from the coding sequence ATGACGATCTCCGCTGACGACTCCGGTCCTGTCCGGATCGTGACGGCCGTCCTTCGCGACGGCGATCGGGTGTTGCTGTGTCATCGAAGCGCCGGACGCCGTTGGTATCCGGACGTGTGGGACCTGCCGGGCGGCCATGTCGAGGAGGGGGAGGATCCGAGGGAGAGCCTCGTCCGCGAGCTTCGGGAGGAGCTGGGAATCAGGGCGTCGAAGCCGTCCGGCCCGCCGATGCACGAGATCCGGACCGCGACGTTCTACATGCAGATCTGGCTGGTCGGCAGCTGGACCGGAACACCGGTCAACGCCGCGCCGGACGAGCACGACGCAGTGGCGTGGTTCGAGAGGCCCGGCCTTGACGGCCTGCGTCTCGCCCATGAGCCGTATCTCTCGATGCTCACCGCCGTGCTCGCCACGTGA
- the rsgA gene encoding ribosome small subunit-dependent GTPase A, which yields MFHQHTSQQSSFFSSARVLTLADYGWDAERERSFAPSRADGLVPGRVVRAERGLCDVAAENGFVRAVLPPAAGDRLTPCTGDWVAVRPATAAGSDTVVEVLERRTAVVRSSSSRTSCGQVLAANVDTVAVAVSLADPVKPGRVERMLALVWESGATPVVVLTKADRCADAQRATDEVAEVAPGVEVLVTSAATGEGMDVLVAVLSGTIVLLGPSGAGKSTLGNRLLGEDLLATGAVRDGDGKGRHTTAWRELLPLPHGGVLLDTPGLRGVGLHDADRGLDRAFAEIVELAEDCHFSDCAHATEPGCAVLAAVEDGHLTQRRLDSYHRLQRENAHAVSRTDARLRAELERPKKEIARLVRALKQSPDFKV from the coding sequence TTGTTTCATCAACACACTTCTCAGCAATCTTCCTTCTTCTCCTCCGCGCGCGTTCTGACGCTCGCCGACTACGGCTGGGACGCCGAACGTGAGCGTTCCTTCGCCCCGTCGCGGGCCGACGGGCTGGTTCCGGGCCGGGTCGTGCGGGCCGAGCGCGGTCTGTGCGACGTCGCCGCCGAGAACGGGTTCGTCCGCGCGGTGCTTCCTCCGGCGGCCGGTGACCGGCTGACGCCGTGCACCGGTGACTGGGTGGCCGTCCGCCCGGCCACCGCGGCCGGCTCCGACACGGTCGTGGAGGTGCTGGAGCGCCGGACCGCCGTGGTCCGCTCCTCCTCCTCGCGTACGTCGTGTGGCCAGGTACTGGCCGCGAACGTCGACACCGTGGCGGTGGCCGTCTCCCTCGCCGATCCGGTCAAGCCCGGGCGGGTCGAGCGGATGCTCGCGCTGGTCTGGGAGAGCGGCGCCACTCCTGTGGTGGTGCTCACCAAGGCCGACCGGTGCGCGGACGCGCAGCGGGCAACAGACGAGGTGGCCGAGGTCGCACCGGGTGTGGAGGTGCTGGTCACCAGCGCCGCCACCGGCGAGGGCATGGACGTCCTCGTCGCCGTCCTGTCGGGCACGATCGTTCTGCTCGGTCCCTCGGGCGCGGGCAAGTCCACTCTCGGCAACCGGCTGCTGGGCGAGGACCTCCTGGCCACCGGCGCGGTGCGCGACGGCGACGGCAAGGGCCGGCACACGACCGCGTGGCGGGAGTTGCTGCCGTTGCCCCACGGCGGGGTCCTGCTGGACACGCCAGGTCTGCGCGGTGTGGGCCTGCACGATGCCGACCGGGGCCTGGACCGGGCCTTCGCGGAGATCGTCGAGCTGGCCGAGGACTGCCACTTCAGCGACTGTGCCCACGCCACCGAGCCGGGTTGCGCCGTCCTGGCCGCCGTCGAGGACGGCCACCTCACCCAGAGGCGCCTGGACAGCTACCACCGGCTGCAGCGCGAGAACGCCCATGCCGTCTCCCGCACCGACGCGAGGCTGCGCGCCGAGCTGGAACGGCCCAAGAAGGAAATCGCGCGCCTGGTGCGCGCCCTCAAGCAGTCCCCGGACTTCAAGGTCTGA
- a CDS encoding MerR family DNA-binding protein, with protein MTVPATATAQLAEAPPAGAFTAEHIPGARNVPGQETGHRAAGVERAIPARKAAQRLGFTLEEIAELLDTGRRGHPTPDLRARAQAKIADLTTIRAAPTEVVSAGWDSLTNCTCPDCPLPFADLAEGRLPKEN; from the coding sequence GTGACGGTGCCGGCGACCGCGACCGCGCAGTTGGCGGAGGCCCCGCCGGCCGGCGCCTTCACCGCCGAGCACATCCCGGGCGCCCGCAACGTGCCCGGCCAGGAGACAGGACATCGTGCTGCGGGGGTCGAGCGGGCCATACCTGCGCGGAAGGCGGCGCAGCGGCTCGGGTTCACGCTGGAGGAGATCGCCGAGCTGCTCGACACCGGACGGCGCGGCCACCCCACCCCGGACCTGCGAGCCCGCGCCCAGGCGAAGATCGCCGACCTGACCACCATCCGCGCCGCGCCGACCGAGGTGGTCTCCGCGGGCTGGGACAGCCTGACGAACTGCACCTGTCCGGACTGCCCGCTGCCCTTCGCCGACCTGGCCGAAGGCCGCCTCCCGAAGGAGAACTGA
- a CDS encoding tetratricopeptide repeat protein, translating to MALVLHDGGDVMFSGKMGAEALAEQGEAHRLEGRHAEAIDHFTRAIELAPGYAYAWGSRGQAYWALEREAEALADLDRAIELDPELGWPSIERALIARETGRYGEALEVLTRAIEVDPGFWEAWADRGAVRYRMDDYQAALADLDKALELGGEQPFTLRYRGLACWLLDRDDEALALLTRAIELDDEEERAYYDRGRMHAFAERYEPALADFGRALELDPGYVSAMVARGRVHRRMGNVEEALADFTRAIRRDHEHVGAHLERSRAYTRIGRYAEAITDLTRAIELDPDDPTAYVERSLCYQAEEESEKAIADLTRAIELGTDFGKSYLYRGDIYRGLDRHDEAMADYDHYIARFPGDCAGYRERGHLHDRLDRTEQALADLTRAIELDPDDADAYAYRGEVSWATRPEEAVADFTRAIELEPDDYWHHASRGVLLDTMGRHEQARADLTTAIELDSANAYAFKARADVHLSLGAYEEAIADLDRALELDPGRATAHFLRGKALYYLDRNEEALSALDKAIAREGDDADHILLRGSVLKDMDRYAEALADLDRALALDPMQSLAYTERGDVYYYLGRYEEALRDQDVAIELDPDNALALYSRGFTHSMLDRHEEAVADLSRAIELGADTVPGRVARGRSQASMQRHEAAIADFDHVLGSDPGHVHALVSRGMAHLDLHRYEEALADFDRALELDPDLDHVEELRDHLAVALLDPAEMFTLFAHSLMAGTWSRASEDPEEFVEALDGWASLWRIAGDEDVRAKEFEELDRAIAEDPGDVLALASRALLHRAAGRYQAVLTDLDRVLSVEPDSRWALGLRRAAQFDGGRPDEEASEFDWAYRLYHMGLPSALEVMCAMALAEDPEYLLGVMRADLLRKERRVVTGRAGAAAELLELAKAYAYAGPEEEMERVHASARRQPDYDAAKAACVAAARDTVSQAEAGGEEFPYVRRMRRLLALLLE from the coding sequence GTGGCGCTCGTTCTGCACGACGGGGGTGATGTGATGTTCTCCGGAAAGATGGGGGCGGAGGCGCTGGCGGAGCAGGGCGAGGCTCACCGCCTCGAAGGACGCCACGCCGAAGCGATCGACCACTTCACACGCGCCATCGAGCTCGCGCCAGGCTACGCCTACGCCTGGGGTTCGCGCGGCCAGGCGTACTGGGCTCTGGAGCGTGAGGCGGAGGCGCTGGCGGACCTCGACCGCGCCATCGAGCTCGACCCGGAACTCGGCTGGCCGAGCATCGAACGGGCGCTGATCGCCCGCGAGACCGGTCGTTACGGGGAGGCCCTGGAGGTCCTGACCCGCGCGATCGAGGTCGATCCCGGCTTCTGGGAGGCCTGGGCCGACCGCGGGGCCGTGCGCTACAGGATGGACGACTACCAGGCCGCGCTCGCGGATCTGGACAAGGCGCTCGAACTCGGCGGCGAGCAGCCCTTCACCCTGCGCTACCGCGGGCTGGCCTGCTGGTTGCTGGACCGTGACGACGAGGCGCTCGCCCTGCTCACCCGCGCCATCGAGCTCGACGACGAGGAGGAGCGGGCCTACTACGACCGGGGCAGGATGCACGCGTTCGCCGAGCGGTACGAGCCGGCGCTGGCCGACTTCGGCCGCGCCCTCGAACTGGATCCCGGCTACGTGTCCGCCATGGTGGCGCGCGGTCGTGTCCACCGCCGCATGGGCAACGTGGAGGAGGCGCTGGCCGACTTCACCCGGGCGATCCGCCGTGACCACGAACACGTCGGAGCACACCTCGAACGGTCGCGGGCCTACACCAGGATCGGCAGGTACGCGGAGGCGATCACGGATCTGACCCGGGCGATCGAGCTCGATCCGGACGATCCCACGGCCTATGTCGAACGCTCCCTCTGCTACCAGGCCGAGGAGGAATCCGAGAAGGCGATCGCCGACCTGACCCGCGCCATCGAGCTCGGCACCGACTTCGGCAAGTCCTACCTCTACCGTGGCGACATCTACCGTGGCCTGGATCGCCACGACGAGGCCATGGCCGACTACGACCACTACATCGCGCGCTTCCCGGGCGACTGCGCCGGTTATCGCGAGCGCGGCCACCTCCACGACCGGCTGGACCGTACCGAGCAGGCACTGGCGGATCTGACCCGCGCCATCGAGCTCGACCCGGACGACGCCGACGCCTACGCCTATCGCGGGGAGGTCTCGTGGGCGACCCGCCCCGAGGAGGCGGTGGCGGACTTCACCCGGGCCATCGAGCTGGAACCGGACGACTACTGGCATCACGCCAGCCGCGGCGTCCTGCTGGACACGATGGGACGCCATGAGCAGGCACGGGCGGACCTGACCACGGCGATCGAGCTCGACTCCGCGAACGCGTACGCCTTCAAGGCCCGCGCTGACGTCCACCTGAGCCTGGGAGCGTACGAGGAGGCGATAGCCGACCTGGACCGGGCGCTCGAACTCGATCCCGGGCGGGCGACCGCGCACTTTCTGCGCGGCAAGGCCCTGTACTACCTGGACCGCAACGAGGAGGCGCTGTCGGCGCTGGACAAGGCGATCGCCCGCGAAGGTGACGACGCCGACCACATCCTGCTGCGGGGCAGCGTGCTGAAGGACATGGACCGCTATGCGGAGGCGCTGGCCGACCTCGACCGAGCGCTGGCTCTCGACCCCATGCAAAGCCTGGCCTACACCGAGCGGGGAGACGTCTACTACTATCTCGGCCGCTACGAGGAGGCGCTGAGGGACCAGGACGTGGCGATCGAGCTCGACCCGGACAACGCCCTCGCCCTGTACAGCCGCGGGTTCACCCACTCGATGCTGGACCGGCACGAGGAGGCGGTCGCGGACCTGTCCAGGGCCATCGAACTCGGCGCCGACACCGTCCCGGGGCGCGTGGCGCGGGGCCGGAGCCAGGCGTCGATGCAGCGGCACGAGGCGGCGATAGCCGACTTCGACCACGTGCTCGGGTCGGATCCCGGCCATGTGCACGCCCTGGTCTCCCGCGGCATGGCCCACCTCGACCTGCACCGCTACGAGGAGGCGCTGGCGGACTTCGACCGGGCGCTCGAACTCGACCCCGACCTCGACCACGTCGAGGAGCTGCGCGACCACCTGGCCGTGGCGCTGCTCGACCCCGCGGAGATGTTCACGTTGTTCGCGCATTCCCTGATGGCAGGCACGTGGTCGCGTGCGAGCGAGGATCCGGAGGAGTTCGTCGAGGCGCTGGACGGCTGGGCGAGCCTCTGGCGGATCGCCGGGGACGAGGACGTCCGCGCGAAGGAGTTCGAAGAGCTGGACCGGGCAATCGCGGAGGACCCCGGCGATGTCCTCGCCCTGGCCTCCCGGGCGCTGCTGCACCGCGCGGCCGGCCGCTACCAGGCGGTGCTGACGGATCTCGACCGGGTCCTGAGCGTCGAACCGGACAGCCGGTGGGCGCTCGGCCTCAGGCGGGCGGCCCAGTTCGACGGCGGGCGGCCCGATGAGGAGGCGTCCGAGTTCGACTGGGCGTACCGGCTCTATCACATGGGGCTGCCGAGCGCGCTCGAGGTGATGTGCGCGATGGCGTTGGCGGAAGATCCCGAGTATCTGCTGGGCGTCATGCGCGCGGACCTGCTCAGGAAGGAACGGCGGGTCGTCACGGGACGTGCCGGCGCCGCCGCCGAGCTGCTCGAACTGGCCAAGGCGTACGCGTACGCGGGGCCGGAGGAGGAGATGGAGCGGGTGCACGCGTCGGCCAGGCGGCAGCCCGACTACGACGCCGCGAAGGCCGCCTGCGTCGCCGCGGCCAGGGACACCGTGAGCCAGGCCGAGGCGGGCGGCGAGGAGTTCCCGTATGTCCGCAGGATGAGACGCCTGCTGGCACTGCTGCTGGAGTGA
- a CDS encoding NADP-dependent oxidoreductase → MVQAIGVTHPGGPDALGELDLAAEPIGPGQVRIRVSSATVNPTDALIRSRPRQDAADAADAVRVPGMEVAGVITEIGPAVDRPLAIGDAVMAIVVPSGEHGGYRADVVVPARSAAKIPAGLSDVQAATLPMNGLTARLALDTLALPAGATVAVTGAAGTVGGYVVQLAKLAGLGVIADAARQDETFVRECGADEVVPRGDDFAATVRRHHPEGVDGLVDAAVLDAAVLPAVKDGGTVVTVRGYRGDGTGRVRVAPIFVRDYVEAAAELDRLAELAGAERLTVRVAGELPASRAADAHHSLERHGVRGRFVLRFG, encoded by the coding sequence ATGGTTCAGGCAATCGGAGTGACGCACCCAGGCGGGCCGGACGCTCTCGGCGAGCTCGACCTGGCGGCCGAACCGATCGGTCCCGGTCAGGTCAGGATCCGGGTGAGCAGCGCCACGGTGAACCCGACGGACGCGCTGATCCGTTCTCGTCCACGACAGGACGCGGCGGACGCGGCGGACGCGGTGCGAGTGCCGGGCATGGAGGTGGCCGGCGTGATCACCGAGATCGGCCCGGCCGTCGACCGCCCGCTCGCGATCGGGGACGCCGTCATGGCCATCGTGGTGCCCTCGGGTGAGCACGGCGGCTACCGGGCAGACGTCGTCGTTCCGGCCCGTTCGGCCGCGAAGATCCCGGCCGGGCTCTCGGACGTCCAGGCCGCCACCCTCCCGATGAACGGGCTCACCGCCCGGCTCGCACTCGACACGCTGGCGCTCCCTGCCGGCGCGACGGTCGCCGTCACCGGCGCCGCCGGCACCGTCGGCGGGTACGTCGTCCAGCTCGCCAAGCTGGCAGGGCTGGGCGTCATCGCCGACGCCGCCCGGCAGGACGAGACCTTCGTCCGCGAGTGCGGCGCCGACGAGGTCGTGCCGCGGGGGGACGATTTCGCCGCAACGGTCCGCCGCCACCACCCGGAGGGCGTCGACGGGCTCGTCGACGCCGCCGTGCTGGATGCCGCCGTGCTCCCTGCCGTCAAGGACGGCGGCACCGTCGTCACCGTCCGCGGTTACCGGGGTGACGGGACCGGCCGGGTCCGCGTCGCGCCCATCTTCGTCCGCGACTACGTCGAGGCCGCGGCCGAGCTCGACCGCCTCGCCGAGCTCGCCGGCGCGGAACGGCTCACCGTCCGCGTGGCCGGCGAACTGCCCGCCTCCCGAGCCGCCGACGCGCATCACTCACTCGAACGGCACGGCGTCCGCGGGCGGTTCGTCCTGCGGTTCGGCTGA
- a CDS encoding SDR family oxidoreductase, with translation MRVFVTGASGWIGSAVTDELLAGGHEVTGLARSDKSAAALEGRGARVRRGDLDDLDGIRLGAQDAEAVIHLANKHDWSDPAGTAAAERAAVQAIGESLAGTGRPFLIASGIAGLVRGRPATEDDASPFHGPDSPRGGSENLALEFAGRGVHSVSLRFAPTVHGTGDHGFIAVLAAIARQKGVSGYPGDGANRWAAVHVRDAARLVSLGLDKAPAGARLHAVAEEGVPTRVIAEAIGRAFDLPVASIAPGDVPDHFGWIGTFFGMDLAATSTATQNLLGWTPTGPALVEDLDGGAYAT, from the coding sequence ATGCGCGTTTTCGTCACTGGAGCCTCCGGATGGATCGGCTCCGCCGTGACCGACGAGCTCCTCGCCGGCGGTCACGAGGTCACCGGGCTGGCCAGGTCCGACAAGTCCGCCGCCGCACTGGAGGGCAGAGGAGCCCGTGTCCGCCGCGGCGACCTCGACGATCTCGACGGCATCCGCCTCGGCGCCCAGGACGCCGAGGCCGTCATCCATCTCGCGAACAAGCACGACTGGTCCGACCCGGCCGGCACGGCGGCGGCCGAACGAGCCGCCGTGCAGGCCATCGGCGAGTCGCTGGCGGGAACCGGCCGCCCGTTCCTGATCGCCTCGGGGATCGCCGGCCTCGTCCGGGGCCGGCCCGCCACCGAGGACGACGCGTCCCCGTTCCACGGCCCCGACTCGCCCCGGGGCGGGAGCGAAAACCTCGCGCTGGAGTTCGCCGGCCGCGGCGTGCACAGCGTGAGCCTGCGTTTCGCGCCGACCGTGCACGGCACCGGTGACCACGGGTTCATCGCGGTCCTCGCCGCGATCGCCCGCCAGAAGGGCGTTTCGGGTTACCCGGGCGACGGCGCCAACCGCTGGGCCGCCGTGCACGTGCGCGACGCCGCCCGCCTGGTCAGCCTCGGCCTCGACAAGGCGCCGGCGGGCGCACGCCTGCATGCCGTCGCCGAGGAGGGGGTCCCGACCCGCGTGATCGCGGAGGCGATCGGCCGCGCGTTCGACCTTCCCGTCGCCTCGATCGCCCCCGGAGACGTACCGGACCACTTCGGGTGGATCGGCACCTTCTTCGGCATGGACCTCGCGGCGACCAGCACCGCGACGCAGAACCTCCTTGGCTGGACGCCCACCGGCCCGGCCCTCGTCGAAGACCTCGACGGTGGCGCGTACGCGACCTGA
- a CDS encoding methyltransferase domain-containing protein, producing the protein MDLPRIFTIRESGHRIHDPLTPEKLAALGEALRLTPGTRVLDLASGSGEMLCTWARDLGFTGTGVDISTLFTEQARARAIELGVADRVEFVHGDAAGHVSDEPVDLACCVGATWIGDGVAGTAELLSRSLRPGGLMLIGEPYWRRTPPDEETAMACHATGVADFLPLHGLIGQFGDLGYDVVEMMLSDQDSWDRYAAAQWLSMRRWLDQNPDDELAPEVREELTTEPARYVRYGREYLGWGVFALMKR; encoded by the coding sequence ATGGACCTTCCCCGCATCTTCACCATCCGCGAAAGCGGCCACCGCATCCACGACCCGCTGACCCCCGAAAAGCTCGCCGCCCTCGGCGAGGCGCTCCGCCTCACTCCCGGCACGCGAGTCCTCGACCTGGCCAGCGGCTCGGGCGAGATGCTGTGCACCTGGGCACGCGACCTGGGCTTCACCGGCACCGGCGTGGACATCAGCACCCTGTTCACCGAGCAGGCCCGGGCCCGCGCCATCGAGCTCGGCGTCGCCGACCGGGTCGAGTTCGTCCACGGCGACGCAGCAGGCCACGTCTCCGACGAGCCGGTCGACCTGGCCTGCTGCGTCGGCGCCACCTGGATCGGCGACGGCGTCGCCGGAACGGCCGAGCTGCTCAGCCGCAGCCTCCGCCCCGGCGGCCTGATGCTGATCGGCGAGCCGTACTGGCGGCGGACCCCTCCGGACGAGGAGACCGCCATGGCCTGCCACGCCACCGGCGTGGCCGACTTCCTGCCCCTGCACGGCCTGATCGGGCAATTCGGCGACCTCGGCTACGACGTCGTGGAGATGATGCTGTCCGACCAGGACAGCTGGGACCGGTACGCGGCGGCCCAGTGGCTCAGCATGCGCCGCTGGCTCGACCAGAACCCCGACGACGAACTGGCCCCCGAGGTCCGGGAAGAGCTCACCACAGAGCCCGCCCGGTACGTGCGCTACGGGCGTGAGTACCTCGGCTGGGGAGTCTTCGCCCTCATGAAGCGCTGA
- a CDS encoding TetR family transcriptional regulator gives MPARTPLDENAILAATEEILRRHGPDKATVVDVARALGVSHAAVYKHFPSKQALREAVTRRWLDRNRDALAVIAADSAVPPAQRLRSWLHAVLAGKQAKIREDPELFAAYGILAAAHSSVATDHVADLLGQLTAIIADGAADGSFRAEDAEATARVVFNATAKFHHLAHAAEWQDPGIGAELDEVCSLLLDGLHAPASP, from the coding sequence ATGCCCGCCCGGACCCCGCTGGACGAGAACGCGATCCTGGCGGCCACCGAGGAGATCCTGCGCCGCCACGGGCCGGACAAGGCGACCGTCGTCGACGTCGCCCGGGCGCTCGGGGTCAGCCACGCCGCCGTCTACAAGCACTTCCCCTCCAAGCAGGCGCTGCGCGAGGCCGTGACCCGGCGCTGGCTCGACCGCAACCGCGATGCCCTCGCCGTCATCGCCGCCGACAGCGCGGTCCCGCCGGCGCAGCGGCTGCGTAGCTGGCTGCACGCCGTCCTGGCCGGGAAGCAGGCCAAGATTCGCGAGGACCCGGAGCTGTTCGCCGCCTACGGAATCCTCGCGGCCGCGCACAGCAGCGTCGCCACCGACCACGTCGCCGACCTCCTGGGCCAGCTGACGGCCATCATCGCCGACGGCGCCGCCGACGGCAGCTTTCGGGCCGAGGACGCGGAGGCCACCGCCCGCGTGGTCTTCAACGCCACCGCCAAGTTCCACCACCTCGCCCACGCGGCCGAATGGCAGGACCCCGGCATCGGCGCCGAGCTCGACGAGGTGTGCAGCCTGCTGCTCGATGGCCTGCACGCCCCCGCATCGCCGTAG
- a CDS encoding TetR family transcriptional regulator yields the protein MTRWEPGAAERLQEAALELFATRGFEQTTATEIAQSVGLTERTFFRHFSDKREVLFHGQHLLTQAFLAGVENAPPDASPMEIVASALRSATTSFFPDERRHRSRSRQSVIDQNPALQERERHKLASLAAAVAGALRARGVDDLAATLAAESGVTVFRIAFAQWLREDEPRSLADLTAEVLRELLALTRDRA from the coding sequence ATGACGCGTTGGGAGCCCGGGGCCGCGGAACGGCTGCAGGAGGCCGCGCTCGAACTGTTCGCGACCCGCGGGTTCGAGCAGACGACCGCCACGGAGATCGCACAGTCCGTCGGCCTGACAGAGCGCACGTTCTTCCGCCACTTCAGCGACAAGCGCGAGGTCCTCTTCCACGGGCAGCACCTGCTCACCCAGGCGTTCCTCGCCGGCGTGGAGAACGCGCCGCCGGACGCGTCCCCCATGGAGATCGTCGCCTCCGCGTTGCGGTCCGCGACGACCTCCTTCTTCCCGGACGAGCGCCGCCACCGTTCGCGAAGCCGGCAGTCCGTGATCGATCAGAACCCCGCGCTGCAGGAGCGCGAGCGGCACAAGCTCGCGAGCCTCGCCGCAGCGGTCGCGGGCGCCCTGCGTGCGCGAGGCGTGGACGACCTCGCGGCCACCCTGGCGGCGGAGTCGGGCGTCACCGTGTTCAGGATCGCGTTCGCTCAATGGCTTCGCGAGGACGAACCGCGCTCCCTGGCCGACCTCACGGCGGAAGTGCTGCGCGAACTGCTGGCCCTGACCCGCGACCGGGCCTGA
- a CDS encoding MATE family efflux transporter: MASRGRTALPGRPHGGSAARTAGPDPRPGLRIPPAADPPMRPMIGVVARPAGADDDLGRRPGRPGLHRNRRPLPARPAWTFVDECHYRPAGPSRPSRCVPEVRMFPLAAHERSGVWRTISGLAVPLFVAGSLNFAAQLGIIAILGHMGGEVIYVRSLYQPVSLIVLALSVGFAVCNQVAAAISKGAGRPQDVMSNAASLARVWLGLGVALYLVLAVAAPSLTGLLHVDAGLRDTFASFLRWTSAAGLLVVGEELCASSLRGYGYVRQATVLVICTASVRIGLVAGLGLGAGIGIAAVPIAEAAAGLTGLTLGLVLLRRTELWHPPAARIWRREVFGDLRRIGVPIAMSFLVLSAYNLAVIGILGNYGENEVAGFTVVSTLQNVVLLPGMVLGTATAITINQQRGAGEWRRIRASMRGGIEVTVVAYVVIAALVWSLHDPLARLMGGDAGVAAAAGGYLGAVALTYAVQGPVVASLTVMEETGGGFRAIVLNAVYFGLIVAVSAVAAHAAGSADGFYAAVAYCNLIGVTVPLIAIRHVRRLSARGSAAQAAAATG, translated from the coding sequence ATGGCTTCGCGAGGACGAACCGCGCTCCCTGGCCGACCTCACGGCGGAAGTGCTGCGCGAACTGCTGGCCCTGACCCGCGACCGGGCCTGAGAATCCCGCCCGCAGCCGATCCGCCGATGAGGCCCATGATCGGCGTGGTGGCCCGGCCGGCGGGGGCCGATGACGATCTCGGGCGTCGTCCAGGACGTCCTGGCCTCCATCGAAACCGTCGCCCGCTACCAGCCAGGCCCGCATGGACATTCGTCGATGAATGTCACTATCGTCCCGCAGGCCCTTCGCGTCCGAGCCGTTGCGTCCCGGAGGTCCGCATGTTCCCCTTAGCCGCTCATGAAAGAAGCGGGGTGTGGCGAACCATCTCCGGCCTCGCTGTTCCCCTTTTCGTGGCAGGGTCCCTCAATTTCGCTGCCCAGCTCGGAATTATCGCCATTCTGGGGCATATGGGGGGAGAGGTCATTTATGTACGTTCCCTGTATCAGCCTGTCAGCCTCATCGTCCTCGCCCTGAGTGTGGGCTTCGCGGTCTGTAACCAGGTCGCCGCCGCGATCAGCAAGGGGGCCGGGCGCCCCCAGGACGTCATGTCGAACGCCGCCAGCCTGGCCAGGGTATGGCTTGGGCTCGGTGTGGCCCTGTACCTGGTCCTCGCGGTCGCGGCTCCCTCCCTGACCGGTCTCCTCCATGTGGACGCCGGACTGCGGGACACGTTCGCCTCCTTCCTGCGCTGGACCAGCGCCGCCGGCCTGCTGGTCGTGGGGGAGGAGCTGTGCGCGTCCAGCCTGCGCGGCTATGGGTACGTGCGACAGGCCACCGTTCTGGTCATCTGTACGGCGAGCGTGAGGATCGGCCTCGTGGCTGGCCTCGGGCTCGGTGCCGGCATCGGGATCGCGGCGGTGCCCATCGCGGAGGCGGCAGCGGGTCTGACCGGGCTGACCCTGGGCCTGGTGTTGCTGCGCCGCACCGAGTTGTGGCATCCGCCGGCCGCCCGGATCTGGCGGCGCGAGGTGTTCGGCGACCTGCGCCGCATCGGTGTGCCCATCGCCATGTCCTTTCTCGTGCTCTCCGCGTACAACCTCGCGGTCATCGGCATCCTCGGGAACTACGGGGAGAACGAGGTGGCCGGGTTCACGGTCGTTTCCACCCTGCAGAACGTCGTGCTGCTGCCTGGCATGGTCCTGGGTACAGCCACAGCGATCACCATCAACCAGCAACGCGGCGCGGGCGAATGGCGGCGAATACGTGCATCGATGCGCGGTGGCATCGAGGTCACCGTCGTGGCCTACGTGGTGATCGCGGCGCTGGTCTGGTCACTGCATGACCCGCTGGCGCGGCTGATGGGCGGCGACGCCGGGGTGGCCGCGGCCGCGGGCGGTTACCTGGGCGCCGTGGCGCTCACCTACGCCGTTCAGGGACCCGTGGTCGCCTCGCTGACCGTCATGGAGGAGACCGGCGGCGGCTTCCGGGCCATCGTGCTCAACGCCGTCTACTTCGGCCTGATCGTCGCGGTCAGCGCGGTGGCGGCACACGCCGCCGGCAGCGCGGACGGCTTCTACGCCGCGGTGGCGTACTGCAACCTGATCGGCGTGACGGTGCCGCTCATCGCCATCCGGCACGTACGAAGGCTGTCGGCCAGGGGCAGCGCCGCCCAAGCAGCCGCCGCGACCGGCTGA